A portion of the Chondrinema litorale genome contains these proteins:
- a CDS encoding nuclear transport factor 2 family protein gives MDATPTKKEMIENYIQGYNSFDVKVMLRDLHHDVVFKNIANGEVTLETEGFEAFKNQAEQAKSFFTEREQKIMSFDEKEDYIEIAIDYTGKLAIDLPDGLKIGDTLNLKGKSVFHFKDDKIITIQDIS, from the coding sequence ATGGATGCAACTCCTACAAAAAAGGAAATGATTGAAAATTACATTCAAGGTTATAATAGCTTTGATGTAAAAGTAATGCTTAGAGATTTACATCATGATGTAGTCTTTAAAAATATTGCTAATGGCGAGGTAACACTCGAAACTGAAGGTTTCGAAGCTTTTAAAAATCAGGCAGAGCAGGCAAAATCATTTTTTACAGAAAGGGAGCAAAAGATAATGTCGTTTGATGAGAAGGAAGATTACATAGAAATCGCTATTGATTATACTGGTAAATTGGCAATTGATCTTCCTGATGGTTTAAAAATAGGAGATACGCTTAATTTAAAAGGTAAATCTGTTTTCCATTTTAAAGATGATAAAATTATAACAATTCAAGATATAAGTTGA